A window of the Citrus sinensis cultivar Valencia sweet orange chromosome 9, DVS_A1.0, whole genome shotgun sequence genome harbors these coding sequences:
- the LOC102627545 gene encoding serine/threonine-protein kinase STY13-like: MMEGGSKFPGIIGLNNHVNNYDDLSQGFYHKLGEGTNMSIDSFSSLQTSNGGGSVAMSVDNSSVGSNESHTRILNHQGLRRRANDNYSVAHSVNRRGRVSHALSDDALARALMDSNSPTEGLENFDEWTIDLRKLNMGDAFAQGAFGKLYRGTYNGEEVAIKILERPENDPEKAQVMEQQFQQEVMMLATLKHPNIVRFIGACRKPMVWCIVTEYAKGGSVRQFLTKRQNRSVPLKLAVKQALDVARGMAYVHRLGLIHRDLKSDNLLIFSDKSIKIADFGVARIEVQTEGMTPETGTYRWMAPEMIQHRPYTQKVDVYSFGIVLWELVTGMLPFQNMTAVQAAFAVVNKGARPIIPNDCLPVLGEIMTRCWDANPDVRPPFAEVVAMLEHAETEIMTTVRKARFRCCITQPMTTD; the protein is encoded by the exons ATGATGGAGGGTGGTTCAAAGTTTCCTGGAATAATAGGGCTAAACAACCATGTTAACAACTATGATGATTTGTCCCAAGGATTTTACCATAAACTCGGTGAGGGAACCAACATGTCAATTGACAGCTTTAGCAGCTTGCAAACGAGCAACGGCGGAGGTTCTGTTGCGATGTCTGTAGATAACAGCAGTGTTGGATCAAATGAATCCCATACTCGCATTTTGAACCACCAAGGGTTGCGCCGCCGTGCTAATGATAACTACTCTGTTGCACATAGTGTGAATCGTCGAGGAAGAGTTTCACATGCTTTAAGTGATGATGCCTTGGCTCGAGCTCTTATGGATAGCAACTCTCCAACGGAGGGGCTTGAGAATTTTGATGAGTGGACTATTGATTTAAGGAAGCTCAACATGGGAGATGCTTTTGCACAAGGTGCCTTTGGGAAGCTCTATAGAGGAACCTACAACGGTGAGGAGGTGGCTATCAAGATCTTGGAGAGGCCAGAAAATGATCCAGAAAAAGCACAGGTGATGGAGCAGCAATTTCAACAGGAAGTCATGATGCTGGCCACTCTAAAACATCCAAACATAGTGCGGTTCATTGGTGCATGCCGTAAGCCAATGGTCTGGTGCATTGTCACTGAATATGCAAAAGGAGGTTCAGTTCGGCAGTTTTTAACCAAGCGACAAAATCGATCAGTGCCGCTGAAATTGGCAGTCAAGCAAGCCTTGGATGTGGCAAGGGGAATGGCATACGTTCATAGGCTTGGCTTAATTCATAGGGATTTGAAATCTGATAACTTACTGATTTTCTCTGATAAATCCATCAAAATTGCCGATTTCGGGGTAGCTCGGATTGAGGTGCAGACTGAGGGAATGACTCCGGAGACTGGCACATACCGCTGGATGGCTCC GGAAATGATCCAGCACAGGCCTTACACTCAGAAAGTAGATGTTTATAGCTTTGGTATTGTTCTTTGGGAACTTGTCACTGGAATGCTTCCGTTCCAGAACATGACAGCGGTGCAGGCAGCATTTGCAGTTGTCAACAAGGGCGCACGCCCGATCATTCCTAATGATTGTCTACCTGTTCTTGGTGAGATTATGACGCGGTGCTGGGATGCCAACCCTGATGTCAGGCCACCATTCGCTGAAGTTGTCGCAATGCTCGAGCATGCGGAGACAGAAATCATGACAACTGTCCGCAAGGCCCGTTTCAGGTGCTGTATTACACAACCAATGACAACTGACTGA
- the LOC102627066 gene encoding uncharacterized protein LOC102627066 isoform X1 produces the protein MADSSGTTLMDLISADPSTTSSAATASSGSATAAAPSSAAAPPAMASPPTMSGGVSSRSTLGEKKSKRAALMQIQSDTVSAAKAVLNPVRGSYMQQKQKQNKKPVSYAQLARSIHELAATSDQKNSQKQLVHHVFPKLAVYNSVDPSLAPSLLMLDQQCEDRNVLRYVYYYLARILSDTGSQGLSPGGGIPTPNWDALADIDAIGGVTRADVVPRILNQLTTEALNEDVEFHARRLQALKALTYAPPSSTDILSKLYEIVFGILDKVGDGPHKRKKGVFGTKGGDKESIIRSNLQYAALSALRRLPLDPGNPAFLHRAVQGVSFADPVAVRHALEILSELAAKDPYSVAMALGKLVLPGGALQDVLHLHDVLARVSLARLCHTIARARALDERPDITSQFTSILYQLLLDPSERVCFEAILCVLGRTDTTERTEERAAGWYRLTREILKVPDTPSVSSSKDKSLKTRRPQPLIKLVMRRLESSFRSFSRPVLHAAARVVQEMGKSRAAAFSVGLQDIDEGVQLTTYSEDSLDSDINETAHSEGMRRTSSISNGTGSKDTIAGLLASLMEVVRTTVACECVYVRAMVIKALIWMQSPFESFDELGSIIASELSDPAWPAALLNDILLTLHARFKATPDMAVTLLEIARIFATKVPGKIDADVLQLLWKTCLVGAGPDGKHTALEAVTIVLDLPPPQPGSMFGPLSVDRVSASDPKSALALQRLVQAAVWFLGENANYAASEYAWESATPPGTALMLLDADKMVAAASSRNPTLAGALTRLQRCAFSGSWEVRIVAAQALTTMAIRSGEPFRLQIYEFLHALAQGGVQSQLSEMHLSNGEDQGASGTGLGVLISPMIKVLDEMYRAQDDLIKDIRNHDNANKEWTDEELKKLYETHERLLDLVSLFCYVPRAKYLPLGPISAKLIDIYRTKHNISASTGLSDPAVATGISDLIYESKPAPVESDALDDDLVNAWAANLGDDGLLGNNAPAMNRVNEFLAGAGTDAPDVDEENVISRPSVSYDDMWAKTLLESSELEEDDARSYGSSSPDSTGSVETSISSHFGGMNYPSLFSSKPSNYGSSQTTIREEPPPYTPPVMERYESFENPLAGSASHSYGSQDTERSSSGKQQFGTALYDFTAGGDDELNLTAGEAVEIEYEVDGWFYVKKKRPGRDGKMAGLVPVLYVNQS, from the exons ATGGCg GATTCGTCGGGGACGACGTTAATGGATCTGATATCGGCGGACCCGTCCACTACATCATCAGCTGCGACGGCGTCTTCTGGATCAGCGACGGCGGCGGCACCGTCTTCAGCTGCTGCTCCGCCCGCGATGGCATCGCCGCCGACGATGAGTGGAGGAGTTTCATCCAGGAGCACATTGGGAGAAAAGAAGTCCAAGAGAGCAGCGCTTATGCAGATCCAGAGCGACACCGTTTCTGCTGCCAAGGCCGTTTTGAATCCTGTTCGTGGCAGTTACATGCAACAGAAGCAAAAGCAGAATAAAAAG cCAGTTTCATATGCACAACTAGCCAGGAGCATTCATGAACTAGCTGCTACTTCTGATCAG AAAAACTCACAGAAGCAATTAGTACACCATGTGTTTCCAAAGCTGGCCGTGTACAATTCCGTTGATCCTTCCTTGGCACCATCTCTTCTCATG CTTGATCAGCAGTGTGAAGATAGGAATGTATTACGCTATGTCTATTACTACTTGGCAAGAATTTTATCAGATACTGGTTCACAAGGCTTAAGTCCTGGTGGTGGGATCCCCACTCCAAACTGGGATGCTCTTGCTGACATTGATGCCATTGGAGGGGTGACAAGAGCTGATGTTGTGCCGCGAATATTAAATCAGCTTACAACAGAAGCTTTGAATGAGGATGTTGAAT TTCATGCAAGGAGACTGCAAGCTTTAAAGGCTCTTACATATGCCCCTCCAAGCAGCACTGATATTTTATCCAAATTGTATGAAATTGTGTTCGGCATTCTTGATAAG GTTGGGGATGGCCCCCATAAACGTAAGAAGGGCGTGTTTGGGACAAAAGGTGGTGATAAAGAG TCTATCATTCGGAGTAACTTGCAATATGCGGCGTTAAGTGCATTAAGGAGACTTCCTCTGGATCCAGGAAACCCGGCATTTTTGCATCGTGCTGTGCAGGG GGTTTCATTTGCTGATCCTGTGGCTGTGAGGCATGCTTTGGAAATTCTCTCCGAGTTGGCTGCCAAGGATCCTTATTCTGTTGCTATGGCATTAG GAAAGCTTGTTCTCCCTGGAG GGGCTTTGCAGGATGTGCTTCACTTGCATGATGTGCTTGCCAGAGTTTCACTGGCCAGGTTGTGCCATACAATTGCTAGAGCTCGGGCACTTGATG AGAGGCCTGACATAACATCTCAATTCACCTCAATACTCTATCAACTTCTGCTGGATCCCAGTGAAAGAGTATGTTTTGAGGCAATCTTATGTGTGTTGGGAAGAACTGATACCACAGAGAG GACGGAAGAGCGGGCTGCTGGATGGTATCGTTTGACAAGGGAAATTCTCAAGGTGCCAGATACACCATCTGTATCATCTTCCAAAGATAAATCTCTAAAGACAAGGCGCCCACAGCCTCTCATTAAACTCGTAATGCGAAG gttGGAGAGTTCTTTTCGTAGTTTTTCTAGGCCAGTCCTTCACGCAGCTGCTAGAGTTGTACAAGAAATGGGAAAAAGCCGAGCTGCTGCATTTTCTGTAGGCTTACAGGATATTGATGAAGGAGTCCAGCTTACTACATATTCTGAGGATTCACTCGATTCAGACATTAATGAAACCGCACACTCTGAAG GTATGCGGAGAACCTCCTCTATATCTAATGGAACTGGTAGCAAGGACACCATTGCAGGTTTGTTAGCTTCACTGATGGAGGTGGTGCGAACAACGGTAGCATGTGAGTGTGTTTATGTTCGAGCTATGGTGATCAAGGCATTGATTTGGATGCAAAGTCCGTTTGAATCATTTGATGAGCTAGGATCTATTATTGCATCAGAGCTTTCTGATCCAGCTTGGCCAGCAGCACTATTGAATGATATTTTGCTCACTTTGCATGCTCGGTTCAAA GCAACTCCAGATATGGCTGTCACTCTTCTTGAAATTGCAAGGATCTTTGCAACCAAAGTTCCTGGGAAGATTGATGCTGATGTATTACAACTACTGTGGAAA ACATGCCTTGTTGGAGCTGGTCCTGATGGGAAACATACAGCTTTGGAAGCAGTCACCATAGTGCTTGACCTACCACCGCCACAGCCTGGGTCAATGTTTGGACCACTATCAGTAGATAGAGTATCTGCATCTGATCCAAAGTCAGCTCTTGCATTACAGAGATTAGTCCAAGCTGCA GTGTGGTTCCTAGGAGAAAATGCAAATTATGCTGCTTCTGAGTATGCTTGGGAATCTGCAACTCCACCAGGCACTGCATTGATGTTGTTAGATGCAGATAAAATGGTTGCTGCTGCTAGTTCTCGCAACCCTACTCTTGCTGGTGCATTGACACGGCTTCAGAGATGTGCTTTTAGTGGCAGCTGGGAG GTTCGGATTGTTGCTGCTCAAGCTCTTACAACAATGGCAATCAGGTCTGGTGAGCCTTTTAGGCTACAGATCTATGAATTCTTACATGCTTTAGCTCAGGGTGGTGTGCAGTCACAATTGTCTGAGATGCATCTCAGTAATGGGGAAGATCAAGGAGCTAGTGGTACAGGTCTTGGAGTATTGATAAGTCCCATGATAAAAGTTCTTGATGAAATGTACAGAGCACAAGATGATCTAATCAA GGACATACGCAATCACGATAATGCAAACAAAGAATGGACAGATGAAGAACTTAAgaaactctatgaaactcATGAGAGGTTATTAGATCTTGTTTCACTGTTTTGCTACGTGCCGAGAGCAAAGTATCTTCCACTGGGGCCAATTAg TGCAAAACTTATCGACATCTATCGAACAAAGCATAATATAAGTGCGTCAACTGGTTTGAGTGATCCAGCAGTTGCCACTGGAATTTCTGACCTAATTTACGAATCTAAACCTGCTCCTGTTGAGTCTGATGCACTTGATGATGATCTTGTAAATGCGTGGGCAGCAAACCTTGGTGATGACGGCTTGCTGGGAAACAATGCACCAGCAATGAACAGG GTCAATGAGTTTCTTGCTGGAGCTGGAACTGATGCTCCAGATGTTGATGAGGAAAATGTCATCTCTAGACCTTCAGTTAGTTATGATGATATGTGGGCAAAGACACTTTTAGAGTCTTCAGAATTGGAG GAAGATGATGCAAGGTCCTATGGATCATCCTCCCCAGATTCGACTGGATCGGTTGAAACTTCCATATCGTCTCACTTTGGTGGAATGAACTACCCTTCGTTGTTCAGTTCAAAACCATCCAACTATGGGTCCTCACAAACTACG ATAAGAGAAGAGCCTCCTCCATACACACCACCTGTTATGGAAAGGTATGAGTCATTTGAGAATCCATTAGCTGGGTCTGCTTCGCATAGTTATGGATCCCAAGATACGGAGCGAAGTTCTTCCGGGAAACAGCAATTTGGAACAGCATTATATGACTTCACTGCTGGAGGAGA
- the LOC102627066 gene encoding uncharacterized protein LOC102627066 isoform X2: MADSSGTTLMDLISADPSTTSSAATASSGSATAAAPSSAAAPPAMASPPTMSGGVSSRSTLGEKKSKRAALMQIQSDTVSAAKAVLNPVRGSYMQQKQKQNKKPVSYAQLARSIHELAATSDQKNSQKQLVHHVFPKLAVYNSVDPSLAPSLLMLDQQCEDRNVLRYVYYYLARILSDTGSQGLSPGGGIPTPNWDALADIDAIGGVTRADVVPRILNQLTTEALNEDVEFHARRLQALKALTYAPPSSTDILSKLYEIVFGILDKVGDGPHKRKKGVFGTKGGDKESIIRSNLQYAALSALRRLPLDPGNPAFLHRAVQGVSFADPVAVRHALEILSELAAKDPYSVAMALGKLVLPGGALQDVLHLHDVLARVSLARLCHTIARARALDERPDITSQFTSILYQLLLDPSERVCFEAILCVLGRTDTTERTEERAAGWYRLTREILKVPDTPSVSSSKDKSLKTRRPQPLIKLVMRRLESSFRSFSRPVLHAAARVVQEMGKSRAAAFSVGLQDIDEGVQLTTYSEDSLDSDINETAHSEGMRRTSSISNGTGSKDTIAGLLASLMEVVRTTVACECVYVRAMVIKALIWMQSPFESFDELGSIIASELSDPAWPAALLNDILLTLHARFKATPDMAVTLLEIARIFATKVPGKIDADVLQLLWKTCLVGAGPDGKHTALEAVTIVLDLPPPQPGSMFGPLSVDRVSASDPKSALALQRLVQAAVWFLGENANYAASEYAWESATPPGTALMLLDADKMVAAASSRNPTLAGALTRLQRCAFSGSWEVRIVAAQALTTMAIRSGEPFRLQIYEFLHALAQGGVQSQLSEMHLSNGEDQGASGTGLGVLISPMIKVLDEMYRAQDDLIKDIRNHDNANKEWTDEELKKLYETHERLLDLVSLFCYVPRAKYLPLGPIRLYLGDHGLLTCLVLLICVPDLGFHLHYFNNVCCHYFFVCQFILCMTVVLLLYNAFDVIFLVFVPVSACLVTLFCNIYCPHCHLGPFDIQCSIALF, encoded by the exons ATGGCg GATTCGTCGGGGACGACGTTAATGGATCTGATATCGGCGGACCCGTCCACTACATCATCAGCTGCGACGGCGTCTTCTGGATCAGCGACGGCGGCGGCACCGTCTTCAGCTGCTGCTCCGCCCGCGATGGCATCGCCGCCGACGATGAGTGGAGGAGTTTCATCCAGGAGCACATTGGGAGAAAAGAAGTCCAAGAGAGCAGCGCTTATGCAGATCCAGAGCGACACCGTTTCTGCTGCCAAGGCCGTTTTGAATCCTGTTCGTGGCAGTTACATGCAACAGAAGCAAAAGCAGAATAAAAAG cCAGTTTCATATGCACAACTAGCCAGGAGCATTCATGAACTAGCTGCTACTTCTGATCAG AAAAACTCACAGAAGCAATTAGTACACCATGTGTTTCCAAAGCTGGCCGTGTACAATTCCGTTGATCCTTCCTTGGCACCATCTCTTCTCATG CTTGATCAGCAGTGTGAAGATAGGAATGTATTACGCTATGTCTATTACTACTTGGCAAGAATTTTATCAGATACTGGTTCACAAGGCTTAAGTCCTGGTGGTGGGATCCCCACTCCAAACTGGGATGCTCTTGCTGACATTGATGCCATTGGAGGGGTGACAAGAGCTGATGTTGTGCCGCGAATATTAAATCAGCTTACAACAGAAGCTTTGAATGAGGATGTTGAAT TTCATGCAAGGAGACTGCAAGCTTTAAAGGCTCTTACATATGCCCCTCCAAGCAGCACTGATATTTTATCCAAATTGTATGAAATTGTGTTCGGCATTCTTGATAAG GTTGGGGATGGCCCCCATAAACGTAAGAAGGGCGTGTTTGGGACAAAAGGTGGTGATAAAGAG TCTATCATTCGGAGTAACTTGCAATATGCGGCGTTAAGTGCATTAAGGAGACTTCCTCTGGATCCAGGAAACCCGGCATTTTTGCATCGTGCTGTGCAGGG GGTTTCATTTGCTGATCCTGTGGCTGTGAGGCATGCTTTGGAAATTCTCTCCGAGTTGGCTGCCAAGGATCCTTATTCTGTTGCTATGGCATTAG GAAAGCTTGTTCTCCCTGGAG GGGCTTTGCAGGATGTGCTTCACTTGCATGATGTGCTTGCCAGAGTTTCACTGGCCAGGTTGTGCCATACAATTGCTAGAGCTCGGGCACTTGATG AGAGGCCTGACATAACATCTCAATTCACCTCAATACTCTATCAACTTCTGCTGGATCCCAGTGAAAGAGTATGTTTTGAGGCAATCTTATGTGTGTTGGGAAGAACTGATACCACAGAGAG GACGGAAGAGCGGGCTGCTGGATGGTATCGTTTGACAAGGGAAATTCTCAAGGTGCCAGATACACCATCTGTATCATCTTCCAAAGATAAATCTCTAAAGACAAGGCGCCCACAGCCTCTCATTAAACTCGTAATGCGAAG gttGGAGAGTTCTTTTCGTAGTTTTTCTAGGCCAGTCCTTCACGCAGCTGCTAGAGTTGTACAAGAAATGGGAAAAAGCCGAGCTGCTGCATTTTCTGTAGGCTTACAGGATATTGATGAAGGAGTCCAGCTTACTACATATTCTGAGGATTCACTCGATTCAGACATTAATGAAACCGCACACTCTGAAG GTATGCGGAGAACCTCCTCTATATCTAATGGAACTGGTAGCAAGGACACCATTGCAGGTTTGTTAGCTTCACTGATGGAGGTGGTGCGAACAACGGTAGCATGTGAGTGTGTTTATGTTCGAGCTATGGTGATCAAGGCATTGATTTGGATGCAAAGTCCGTTTGAATCATTTGATGAGCTAGGATCTATTATTGCATCAGAGCTTTCTGATCCAGCTTGGCCAGCAGCACTATTGAATGATATTTTGCTCACTTTGCATGCTCGGTTCAAA GCAACTCCAGATATGGCTGTCACTCTTCTTGAAATTGCAAGGATCTTTGCAACCAAAGTTCCTGGGAAGATTGATGCTGATGTATTACAACTACTGTGGAAA ACATGCCTTGTTGGAGCTGGTCCTGATGGGAAACATACAGCTTTGGAAGCAGTCACCATAGTGCTTGACCTACCACCGCCACAGCCTGGGTCAATGTTTGGACCACTATCAGTAGATAGAGTATCTGCATCTGATCCAAAGTCAGCTCTTGCATTACAGAGATTAGTCCAAGCTGCA GTGTGGTTCCTAGGAGAAAATGCAAATTATGCTGCTTCTGAGTATGCTTGGGAATCTGCAACTCCACCAGGCACTGCATTGATGTTGTTAGATGCAGATAAAATGGTTGCTGCTGCTAGTTCTCGCAACCCTACTCTTGCTGGTGCATTGACACGGCTTCAGAGATGTGCTTTTAGTGGCAGCTGGGAG GTTCGGATTGTTGCTGCTCAAGCTCTTACAACAATGGCAATCAGGTCTGGTGAGCCTTTTAGGCTACAGATCTATGAATTCTTACATGCTTTAGCTCAGGGTGGTGTGCAGTCACAATTGTCTGAGATGCATCTCAGTAATGGGGAAGATCAAGGAGCTAGTGGTACAGGTCTTGGAGTATTGATAAGTCCCATGATAAAAGTTCTTGATGAAATGTACAGAGCACAAGATGATCTAATCAA GGACATACGCAATCACGATAATGCAAACAAAGAATGGACAGATGAAGAACTTAAgaaactctatgaaactcATGAGAGGTTATTAGATCTTGTTTCACTGTTTTGCTACGTGCCGAGAGCAAAGTATCTTCCACTGGGGCCAATTAg GTTATACCTGGGGGATCATGGTTTGCTAACATGCCTTGTCCTCTTGATATGTGTTCCAGACTTGGGATTTCATCtccattattttaataatgtatgttgtcattatttttttgtatgtCAATTCATTTTATGCATGACAGTAGTCTTATTACTGTACAATGCATTtgatgtcatttttcttgtatttgtaCCAGTTTCTGCATGTCTAGTTACCTTGTTTTGTAACATCTATTGCCCCCATTGTCACCTTGGGCCATTTGATATTCAATGTtctattgcattattttaa